In Halanaeroarchaeum sp. HSR-CO, one DNA window encodes the following:
- the purH gene encoding bifunctional phosphoribosylaminoimidazolecarboxamide formyltransferase/IMP cyclohydrolase, protein MVRIAGMASNRGRNLMHIQDRRPGGAELGVVLSNDPDAPVLETAEKRDIPTEIVEQTDDMDRFEHERAVLEALSGYDFDLVVLDGYMRILSSTFLDEAPTTINVHPALLPSFPGMNAHEQVLEAGVALTGCTVHVVTNAVAEDGSLLESEVDAGPVITQEPVPVYEGDDESDLKDRVLYEGEFKAYPRAVRWFAEGRVTVDGDTVTVEGDGGGSFPDRRVVSDDRVRELRYGENPHQDAALYADATVEEANVVDADQLNEGAKALSYNNYNDADGALNLIKEFDDPAAAVIKHTNPAGCAVADSVAEAYEKALATDPMSAFGGIVALNRECDAATAEQITDSFKEVVVAPGYTEEALAILREKKNLRVLDVGDLGEVTETLTEKPIVGGRLVQERDQQEITAEDLEVVTEREPTEEELEAMVFAWQTMKHVKSNGILFAKGTETVGLGVGQVSRVDAVKIAAMKAEKDAEGKTAEGAVMASDAFFPFPDGIEEAAKAGIEAVVQPGGSVNDDDVIEAADEHGMAMAFTGSRAFRHD, encoded by the coding sequence ATGGTACGGATTGCCGGCATGGCGAGCAATCGGGGACGGAACCTCATGCATATCCAGGACCGCCGACCGGGCGGTGCCGAACTGGGCGTCGTTCTCTCGAACGACCCGGACGCGCCGGTGCTCGAGACGGCGGAGAAACGCGACATCCCCACCGAAATCGTGGAGCAGACCGACGATATGGACCGCTTCGAGCACGAACGGGCGGTCCTCGAGGCCCTGTCGGGGTACGACTTCGACCTGGTCGTTCTCGACGGCTACATGCGAATCCTCTCGAGTACGTTCCTCGACGAGGCGCCGACGACCATCAACGTCCACCCGGCCCTGCTCCCCTCGTTCCCAGGGATGAACGCGCACGAACAGGTACTCGAGGCCGGCGTCGCCCTCACCGGGTGTACGGTCCACGTCGTCACGAACGCGGTCGCCGAGGACGGCAGCCTGCTCGAATCCGAAGTGGACGCCGGACCGGTCATCACCCAGGAACCCGTGCCGGTCTACGAGGGCGACGACGAGAGCGACCTCAAAGATCGCGTCCTCTACGAGGGCGAGTTCAAGGCGTACCCGCGGGCAGTCCGGTGGTTCGCCGAGGGTCGCGTCACGGTCGATGGCGACACCGTCACCGTCGAGGGCGATGGTGGGGGGTCGTTCCCGGATCGTCGCGTCGTCTCCGACGACCGCGTCCGCGAACTCAGATACGGCGAGAACCCCCATCAGGACGCCGCGCTCTACGCCGACGCCACGGTCGAGGAGGCGAACGTCGTCGACGCCGACCAACTGAACGAGGGGGCGAAGGCGCTCTCGTACAACAACTACAACGACGCCGACGGCGCACTCAACCTCATCAAGGAGTTCGACGACCCCGCCGCGGCCGTCATCAAGCACACGAATCCGGCCGGCTGTGCGGTCGCCGATTCCGTCGCCGAAGCCTACGAGAAGGCGCTCGCGACAGACCCGATGAGTGCGTTCGGCGGCATCGTCGCGCTCAACCGGGAGTGCGACGCCGCGACCGCCGAACAGATCACCGATTCGTTCAAGGAAGTCGTCGTGGCGCCCGGCTACACCGAGGAGGCACTCGCCATCCTGCGCGAGAAAAAGAACTTGCGCGTCCTCGACGTGGGGGACCTCGGAGAGGTCACCGAGACGCTCACCGAGAAACCAATCGTCGGCGGACGTCTCGTCCAGGAACGCGACCAGCAGGAGATAACCGCCGAGGACCTCGAAGTCGTTACCGAACGAGAGCCGACCGAGGAAGAACTCGAGGCCATGGTGTTCGCCTGGCAGACGATGAAGCACGTCAAGTCCAACGGCATCCTCTTCGCAAAGGGCACGGAGACCGTGGGGCTGGGCGTCGGCCAGGTGAGCCGCGTCGACGCGGTCAAGATCGCCGCGATGAAAGCCGAGAAGGACGCCGAGGGCAAGACTGCCGAGGGCGCCGTGATGGCCTCCGACGCGTTCTTCCCCTTCCCGGACGGGATCGAGGAAGCCGCGAAGGCGGGAATCGAAGCCGTCGTCCAGCCGGGTGGCTCGGTCAACGACGATGACGTCATCGAGGCCGCGGACGAGCACGGGATGGCGATGGCGTTCACTGGCAGTCGTGCGTTCAGACACGACTAG
- the purB gene encoding adenylosuccinate lyase, which yields MYPDRSPLDAVSPLDGRYAGRTAPLAPYASEAALMRTRVQVEIAYLIALADLPAVPFSLEADERDALRSVYENFDDEDARLVKRIETEGARGYAATNHDVKAVEYFVREHAPERVHPWIHFGLTSEDVNNLAHRLLVRPAMEAVLLPELRAIRDELVEMAHDHADLPMLARTHGQPATPTTFGKEMAVFATRLGRAIGRIETAVDELQGKLGGASGTLAAHEVAYPDVDWRAFSRQFVESLGFEHVEPTTQINPSDDLATLFDAVRGANAVLLDLDRDVWRYVSDRYLGQEAAAGETGSSTMPHKVNPIDFENSEGNLSKANSDLQFLGEYLTSSRLQRDLSDSTVKRNIGAAFAYCLLGYVKLRDGLATVVPNEAVMREDLEGTPEVIGEAVQTILRREGKSDAYEHVKELTRGQRVDLEDFRALFDDLDVSESVREELRALTPATYTGVASDLAEDVQ from the coding sequence ATGTACCCCGACCGAAGTCCGCTCGACGCGGTCTCACCTCTCGACGGTCGATACGCCGGTCGCACGGCCCCGCTGGCGCCCTACGCGAGCGAGGCCGCGCTCATGCGGACACGCGTGCAGGTCGAGATAGCGTACCTCATCGCCCTCGCCGACCTCCCGGCGGTCCCGTTCTCGCTCGAGGCCGACGAACGAGACGCCTTGCGGTCGGTCTACGAGAACTTCGACGACGAGGACGCTCGCCTCGTCAAACGCATCGAGACGGAGGGCGCCCGCGGGTACGCGGCGACCAACCACGACGTCAAGGCCGTCGAGTACTTCGTCCGCGAACACGCACCCGAACGGGTCCATCCGTGGATCCACTTCGGGCTGACCAGCGAGGACGTGAACAATCTCGCGCATCGGCTCCTCGTCAGACCGGCGATGGAGGCAGTCCTTCTTCCCGAACTGCGCGCAATCCGTGACGAACTCGTCGAGATGGCCCACGACCACGCCGACCTGCCGATGCTCGCGCGAACTCATGGCCAGCCAGCCACGCCGACGACGTTCGGCAAGGAGATGGCCGTCTTCGCCACCCGATTGGGCCGGGCCATCGGTCGCATCGAGACCGCCGTCGACGAGCTCCAGGGCAAACTCGGCGGCGCGTCGGGGACGCTCGCGGCTCACGAGGTGGCCTATCCGGACGTCGATTGGCGGGCGTTCTCTCGGCAGTTCGTCGAATCGCTCGGCTTCGAGCACGTGGAACCGACTACGCAGATCAACCCGAGCGACGACCTGGCGACCCTCTTCGACGCAGTTCGCGGTGCGAACGCCGTCCTCCTCGACCTCGACCGCGACGTCTGGCGCTACGTCAGCGACCGGTATCTCGGCCAGGAGGCGGCCGCGGGCGAGACCGGGTCCTCGACCATGCCGCACAAGGTGAATCCCATCGACTTCGAGAACAGCGAGGGGAATCTCTCGAAGGCCAACAGCGACCTCCAGTTCCTCGGCGAATACCTCACGTCGTCCCGACTCCAGCGAGACCTCTCGGACTCGACGGTCAAGCGGAATATCGGCGCTGCCTTCGCGTACTGTCTGCTCGGGTACGTCAAGCTCCGCGATGGACTCGCGACGGTCGTCCCGAACGAAGCGGTCATGCGAGAGGACCTGGAGGGGACGCCCGAGGTGATCGGTGAGGCCGTCCAGACCATCCTCCGTCGAGAGGGCAAATCGGACGCCTACGAACACGTGAAGGAGCTGACCCGGGGACAGCGCGTCGACCTCGAGGACTTCCGTGCCCTCTTCGACGACCTGGACGTCTCTGAGTCGGTCAGAGAGGAACTGCGCGCGCTGACGCCAGCGACCTACACCGGCGTCGCGAGCGACCTGGCCGAGGACGTGCAGTAG
- a CDS encoding M20 family metallopeptidase: MSFDPISFLERAVQTPSHEGVDEMRALLVSTLEEHGASPTIDDAGNVVASKGEGQPHVVLNTHIDTVPPHVPFERTDHEIRGRGSCDAKGPLAAILAAFLATEPSTGTLTLAVTPDEETASTGAAHLDLDADAYIVGEPTGLDVCVAARGRFQGTVTIGGTGAHAAEPSAGVNAISGAAQAIAALDSFDAEFGPAPHPRLGPPTLTPTLVEGGEATNRVPSQVTITFDRRSVPPESADRLFDLLGQHLRAHTPDTLSIDVEPEDRPTPFLEAFETDPEAPVVTALQTASGGEVRAFGAATEASYFAKDAPTVVFGPGHLQDGAGPVAHGEREYVTISAVEEAGVALEDALETLFDSE; the protein is encoded by the coding sequence ATGAGCTTCGATCCGATCTCGTTTCTCGAACGCGCCGTCCAGACGCCCTCCCACGAGGGCGTCGACGAGATGCGAGCACTGCTCGTCTCGACCCTGGAAGAACACGGTGCATCCCCTACCATCGACGATGCGGGCAACGTCGTCGCGTCGAAGGGGGAGGGACAGCCACACGTCGTCCTCAACACGCACATCGACACGGTCCCACCGCACGTCCCCTTCGAGCGAACGGACCACGAGATACGCGGTCGTGGTTCCTGCGACGCGAAGGGGCCGCTCGCAGCGATACTCGCGGCATTCCTCGCTACCGAGCCATCCACGGGCACGCTCACGCTCGCGGTCACGCCGGACGAAGAGACCGCGTCGACCGGTGCAGCGCACCTCGACCTCGATGCCGACGCCTACATCGTCGGCGAACCGACCGGTCTCGACGTCTGTGTCGCGGCCCGTGGCCGATTCCAGGGAACGGTGACCATCGGCGGGACGGGTGCGCATGCCGCCGAGCCATCGGCGGGCGTCAATGCCATCTCGGGGGCCGCGCAGGCCATCGCGGCACTGGACTCCTTCGACGCCGAATTCGGCCCGGCACCCCACCCCAGACTGGGACCGCCGACGCTCACCCCCACGCTCGTCGAGGGGGGTGAAGCGACCAACCGGGTTCCCTCGCAGGTGACGATCACCTTCGACCGGCGGAGCGTCCCGCCGGAGTCCGCCGATCGGTTGTTCGACCTGCTCGGCCAGCACCTCAGGGCACACACGCCCGACACCCTCTCGATCGACGTCGAACCCGAAGATCGGCCGACGCCGTTCCTCGAGGCGTTCGAGACCGACCCGGAGGCACCCGTCGTCACCGCCCTCCAGACGGCGAGCGGCGGGGAGGTTAGAGCGTTCGGTGCCGCGACGGAGGCATCCTACTTCGCGAAGGACGCACCGACCGTCGTTTTCGGTCCCGGGCATCTCCAGGACGGTGCGGGACCGGTGGCCCACGGCGAGCGAGAGTACGTCACGATATCGGCCGTCGAGGAGGCAGGCGTGGCGCTCGAGGACGCACTCGAAACGCTGTTCGATTCCGAATGA
- the dapF gene encoding diaminopimelate epimerase: protein MTEVPYQKYHGTGNDFAVVEGHEDVPDRPAFAIALCADLDADGVLFLEPEETDGDGEEPPVVDMTLYQPDGSTAEMCGNGARVAGRWGSERTGADEVLLETDAGPRHTRIHEDWSVTVEMGTPSFDPAAVPVEADEPMVETELEGYVVTAVNTGVPHAVAFVDDVQAVDIDADAPPIRHADVFPEGANATFAARTTEGFDQRTFERGVEGETLSCGTGAVAIAAVATHLGEIEPGESTVVSPPGGDLTVTVREDWTTTLRGPTAFEFSETAPRDPDTPAVVDG from the coding sequence ATGACCGAGGTCCCGTACCAGAAATACCACGGCACGGGCAACGACTTCGCCGTCGTCGAGGGCCACGAAGACGTTCCGGACCGCCCAGCCTTCGCAATCGCACTCTGTGCGGACCTCGACGCCGACGGGGTCCTATTCCTCGAACCCGAGGAGACGGACGGAGACGGCGAGGAACCACCCGTCGTGGACATGACGCTATATCAGCCCGACGGGAGCACCGCCGAGATGTGCGGCAACGGCGCCCGGGTCGCGGGACGCTGGGGTTCCGAACGAACCGGTGCCGACGAGGTGCTGCTCGAGACCGACGCCGGCCCCCGACACACCCGGATCCACGAGGACTGGAGTGTCACCGTCGAGATGGGGACGCCATCCTTCGATCCGGCGGCAGTCCCCGTCGAGGCAGACGAGCCGATGGTCGAGACCGAACTGGAGGGATACGTCGTCACAGCCGTCAATACGGGCGTCCCCCACGCGGTCGCCTTCGTCGACGACGTCCAGGCGGTCGACATCGACGCCGATGCCCCGCCGATCCGACACGCCGACGTCTTCCCGGAGGGCGCCAACGCGACCTTCGCCGCCCGTACCACCGAGGGATTCGACCAGCGAACCTTCGAGCGCGGCGTCGAGGGCGAGACGCTGTCCTGTGGCACCGGCGCCGTCGCCATCGCGGCCGTCGCCACACACCTGGGCGAGATCGAGCCCGGCGAATCGACGGTCGTGAGTCCACCGGGAGGTGACCTTACCGTGACCGTCAGGGAGGACTGGACGACGACCCTCCGGGGCCCAACCGCGTTCGAGTTCTCCGAGACGGCCCCTCGCGACCCCGACACCCCGGCGGTGGTCGACGGATGA
- the lysA gene encoding diaminopimelate decarboxylase — MRTGPPIRRLADWDAGELQSLVDEHGSPLYVIDLDRVAENAARIQDAFPTAEVHYAAKANAGRAVLERLAAEDIGVECASAGEVVRALEAGFAGEHVLYTAVNPPATDLDAVVSLAEDHPGLTITAGARDTVNRLDERGYSGRLAIRVHPGIGAGHGDAVATGGDASFGISAAEVPAVLEGAEARGFDVVGVHAHTGSGLSNEDNEAHRAVVETLADVVEATNVSLEFVDVGGGFGVPYHPDEPPIDLDPIAEATRNALSHLDVDLAVEPGRYVVADAGVLVTAVNTVKRAGEDHVFAGVDAGMTTLLRPALYDSYHHVRNLASDASERGDTTVTVVGPVCESTDVLAEDRRLPEPIRGDSFAIGNTGAYGIEMANQYTTRPRPAVVALENGAARVVRRREEFSDVTAMEDV; from the coding sequence GTGAGGACTGGGCCACCGATCCGTCGTCTGGCCGACTGGGACGCGGGCGAATTACAGTCTCTGGTCGATGAGCACGGATCGCCGCTGTACGTGATCGACCTCGACAGGGTCGCGGAGAACGCCGCGCGCATCCAGGACGCATTCCCGACGGCCGAGGTTCACTACGCCGCAAAGGCGAACGCTGGTCGGGCAGTCCTGGAACGGCTGGCCGCCGAAGATATCGGTGTCGAGTGTGCCTCCGCTGGCGAGGTCGTCCGGGCACTCGAGGCGGGTTTCGCGGGCGAACACGTCCTCTACACAGCGGTCAATCCACCGGCGACCGACCTCGACGCGGTCGTCTCGCTCGCCGAAGACCACCCCGGCCTGACGATCACCGCCGGTGCCCGAGACACCGTCAATCGACTCGACGAGCGTGGGTATTCGGGACGCCTCGCCATTCGCGTTCACCCGGGTATCGGTGCCGGACATGGCGACGCGGTCGCCACCGGTGGCGACGCCTCCTTCGGCATTTCCGCTGCAGAAGTGCCGGCAGTGTTGGAAGGCGCCGAGGCTCGGGGATTCGACGTGGTCGGTGTCCACGCACACACCGGAAGCGGCCTCTCGAACGAAGACAACGAGGCCCATCGTGCCGTCGTCGAGACGCTCGCGGACGTGGTCGAAGCGACCAACGTCTCGCTCGAGTTCGTCGACGTCGGGGGCGGATTCGGTGTCCCCTACCACCCTGACGAACCGCCCATCGACCTCGATCCGATCGCCGAGGCGACCCGCAACGCGCTCTCGCACCTCGACGTGGACCTCGCGGTCGAACCGGGCCGGTACGTCGTCGCCGACGCGGGCGTGCTGGTGACCGCCGTGAACACGGTCAAGCGGGCTGGCGAAGATCACGTGTTCGCGGGCGTCGACGCGGGGATGACGACCCTCCTTCGTCCCGCCCTCTACGACTCGTACCACCACGTCCGGAATCTGGCATCGGACGCGAGCGAACGTGGCGACACCACCGTCACGGTCGTCGGTCCCGTCTGTGAGAGTACCGACGTACTCGCGGAGGACCGACGACTCCCGGAGCCGATCCGGGGGGACAGTTTCGCGATCGGCAACACCGGTGCCTACGGCATCGAGATGGCGAACCAGTACACTACACGACCACGACCCGCCGTCGTCGCACTCGAGAACGGTGCCGCTCGCGTCGTTCGACGGCGCGAGGAGTTTTCCGACGTGACTGCGATGGAGGACGTATGA
- a CDS encoding 2,3,4,5-tetrahydropyridine-2,6-dicarboxylate N-succinyltransferase: MTLESDIRDLQHRYETDEIDADSAGADALDTLDAFLASLERGDVRAAEKRDDSWEAVPWVKRGILLNFALRETEPRQYGDVTYHDVLGLRGTDDLLTKGTRNTPDGTVIRRGAYVGEDAILMSPSFVNIGAYVGDGTLVDSADTIGSAAQIGDDVKLGANTVIGGVLEPIEDAPVVVEEGVALGAGSRVTSGFVVGANSVVGENTLLTPRIPIYDLVEEEIVYGHLPPERRAFTRFVESRMGEHDLFEGGAYKPAVVATDLEATTLEGAQREEVLRS; encoded by the coding sequence ATGACACTGGAATCCGACATTCGCGACCTGCAGCACCGCTACGAGACCGACGAGATCGATGCCGATTCGGCAGGAGCTGACGCCCTCGACACCCTCGATGCGTTCCTCGCATCCCTCGAACGAGGGGACGTGCGCGCCGCCGAGAAGCGAGACGACTCCTGGGAGGCGGTCCCCTGGGTAAAACGAGGGATCCTCCTGAACTTCGCTCTTCGCGAGACCGAGCCCAGACAGTACGGCGACGTGACCTACCACGACGTCCTGGGCTTGCGTGGTACTGACGACCTGCTCACGAAGGGCACGCGCAACACGCCCGACGGAACGGTCATCCGCCGGGGTGCGTACGTCGGCGAAGACGCCATCCTAATGAGCCCGAGTTTCGTCAACATCGGCGCCTACGTCGGGGACGGAACGCTCGTCGATTCGGCGGACACGATCGGGTCGGCCGCCCAGATCGGTGACGACGTCAAACTCGGGGCAAATACGGTCATCGGTGGTGTCCTCGAACCCATCGAAGACGCCCCCGTCGTCGTCGAGGAGGGGGTCGCGCTCGGGGCCGGATCGCGAGTGACCTCCGGATTCGTCGTCGGGGCGAACAGCGTCGTCGGCGAGAACACGCTGCTCACCCCGCGAATCCCCATCTACGACCTCGTCGAGGAGGAGATCGTCTACGGCCACCTCCCGCCCGAACGCCGGGCATTCACGCGGTTCGTCGAATCGAGGATGGGCGAACACGACCTCTTCGAAGGCGGCGCCTACAAGCCAGCGGTCGTGGCGACCGACCTCGAAGCGACCACCCTCGAGGGGGCACAGCGCGAGGAGGTACTTCGGTCGTGA
- the dapB gene encoding 4-hydroxy-tetrahydrodipicolinate reductase — MNVGVTGATGRMGQEVLDVLAERDADVAFAVARSGPIEGATASPIESADQIDNLLAARDTDVVVDFTVPAASVEYAKAAARAGVPFVTGTTGFSTDDVAALEAAGEHIPVLVGANFARGVQALIGAVEAAVGALPEYDVELTETHHNAKRDAPSGTAKVILDHIDEARDDESTRVHGREGEALRSDGEIGIHARRAGDVTGEHEVLVAGNQETLSLTHRAGSRGVFAAGAVDAADWLTGREPGYYRFTDVAEELA; from the coding sequence ATGAACGTCGGCGTCACTGGCGCCACGGGCCGCATGGGCCAGGAGGTGCTCGACGTCCTCGCGGAACGGGACGCCGACGTCGCCTTCGCGGTGGCCAGAAGCGGCCCGATCGAAGGAGCGACAGCATCACCAATCGAGTCGGCCGACCAGATCGACAACCTGCTTGCAGCGCGGGACACGGACGTTGTCGTCGACTTCACCGTTCCGGCGGCGAGCGTCGAGTACGCGAAAGCGGCCGCCAGGGCGGGCGTCCCGTTCGTCACCGGGACGACCGGCTTCTCCACCGACGACGTCGCTGCGCTCGAAGCGGCCGGGGAGCACATCCCGGTGCTCGTTGGCGCCAACTTCGCTCGAGGGGTCCAGGCGCTCATCGGCGCCGTCGAGGCCGCCGTCGGTGCGCTCCCCGAGTACGACGTCGAACTCACCGAGACCCACCACAACGCGAAGCGTGACGCCCCGAGTGGCACCGCGAAAGTCATTCTGGACCACATCGACGAGGCACGAGACGACGAGAGCACCCGCGTCCACGGTCGAGAGGGGGAGGCACTCCGGAGCGACGGCGAGATCGGCATTCACGCTCGCCGCGCCGGCGACGTGACCGGCGAACACGAGGTGCTCGTCGCTGGGAACCAGGAGACACTCTCGCTGACCCATCGCGCGGGGTCGAGAGGGGTCTTCGCCGCCGGCGCCGTCGACGCGGCCGACTGGCTCACTGGACGGGAACCGGGATACTATCGATTCACGGACGTCGCAGAGGAACTCGCATGA
- the dapA gene encoding 4-hydroxy-tetrahydrodipicolinate synthase — protein sequence MTPDDLTTGVFPAMTTPFDDDGSIDHDQLAADVRRLESAGVDGLVPVGSTGESATLTHDEHIDVVETVVEARESVPVIAGSGSNSTHEAVSLSRRSAEAGADALLLISPYYNKPEPAGMEAHYRQIADEVDLPQIIYNVPSRTGRNIAVETAVNLASHENVVGYKAASGDLGRIGEVAERTADEEFSVISGDDGMTLPILATGGTGVISVAANVEPERVTRMTWAALEGRYEEARSLHHELGPLFRELFVQTNPIPVKEAMAIRGYGPAELRLPLTRLDEEYRAGLESVLEDLEEAATV from the coding sequence ATGACACCCGACGACCTCACAACCGGCGTCTTCCCCGCGATGACGACGCCGTTCGACGACGATGGTAGTATCGACCACGACCAACTCGCCGCAGACGTCCGCCGCCTCGAAAGCGCAGGCGTCGACGGCCTCGTCCCGGTCGGTTCGACCGGCGAGAGCGCCACGTTGACCCACGACGAGCACATCGACGTGGTGGAGACGGTCGTGGAGGCGCGCGAATCGGTGCCGGTCATCGCCGGTTCCGGTTCGAACTCCACCCACGAGGCGGTCTCGCTCTCCCGACGCTCGGCCGAGGCGGGCGCCGACGCACTCCTCCTCATCTCGCCGTACTACAACAAGCCCGAACCCGCCGGCATGGAGGCCCACTACCGTCAGATCGCCGACGAGGTGGACCTGCCACAGATCATCTACAACGTCCCCTCACGCACCGGCCGTAACATCGCCGTCGAGACGGCCGTGAATCTCGCGTCCCACGAGAACGTCGTGGGCTACAAGGCCGCCAGCGGCGACCTGGGACGCATCGGCGAAGTCGCCGAGCGCACCGCCGACGAGGAGTTCTCCGTCATCTCCGGTGACGACGGAATGACCCTTCCCATCCTCGCGACGGGTGGAACCGGGGTCATCAGCGTCGCCGCCAACGTCGAACCCGAACGCGTCACGCGAATGACGTGGGCGGCCCTCGAAGGCCGGTACGAGGAGGCCCGATCGCTCCACCACGAACTCGGCCCGCTGTTCCGCGAACTCTTCGTCCAGACGAACCCCATCCCCGTCAAGGAGGCGATGGCCATCCGCGGGTACGGTCCCGCCGAACTCCGCCTGCCCCTGACCCGCCTCGACGAGGAATACCGAGCAGGCCTGGAATCCGTCCTCGAAGACCTCGAGGAGGCCGCCACGGTATGA
- a CDS encoding metallophosphoesterase, producing the protein MLVLGDAHANDSARRRALFAAIRDADEEVLLQAGDLFYYDLPVETYFIAGNNEDFDVIDALRYGRLESSAVHNVTLIASEVVEVEGLRVAGLSGNYAPTQYEKPRDALYEQRRRHFVEEDVERAKELEDVDVFLAHEVPHGTPVHEEYAVGCTAIDEILEALEPDLCLAGHHHQHTESTFGSTRVVTLAPAWESYYLLDPETLEVTRHETPSA; encoded by the coding sequence ATGCTCGTCCTGGGTGATGCGCACGCGAACGATTCCGCCCGCCGACGAGCGTTGTTCGCGGCCATCCGAGACGCCGACGAGGAAGTCCTCCTGCAGGCGGGCGACCTGTTTTACTACGACCTTCCGGTCGAGACCTACTTCATCGCCGGCAACAACGAGGACTTCGACGTCATCGACGCGCTCCGGTACGGTCGACTCGAGAGTTCCGCCGTGCACAACGTCACCCTCATCGCGAGCGAGGTCGTCGAGGTCGAGGGCCTCAGGGTCGCCGGCCTCTCGGGGAACTACGCACCCACACAGTACGAGAAACCGCGAGATGCCCTCTACGAGCAGCGGCGTCGACATTTCGTCGAGGAGGACGTCGAACGAGCGAAGGAGCTGGAGGACGTCGACGTGTTCCTCGCTCACGAGGTACCCCACGGCACCCCCGTCCACGAGGAGTACGCCGTCGGCTGTACCGCGATCGACGAGATCCTCGAGGCGCTGGAACCCGACCTCTGTCTCGCGGGCCACCATCACCAGCACACCGAGAGCACGTTCGGATCGACGCGTGTCGTCACGCTCGCTCCGGCGTGGGAATCGTACTACCTGCTGGACCCGGAGACCCTCGAAGTCACCCGCCACGAAACGCCCTCTGCGTAA
- a CDS encoding NYN domain-containing protein: MVSIHPGQRVAVLADAQNLYHSAQSQYSQNVDYAALLEKAVQGRELTRAIAYVIRADSPDEETFFEALEDIGFETKIKEIKTFADGTKKADWDVGMSLDAVTLADHVDTLVLVTGDGDFSRLCSHLRHEGVRVEVMGFRSSTADELVASADSFIDLGERTETFLL, from the coding sequence ATGGTTTCGATCCATCCGGGCCAGCGCGTCGCCGTTCTGGCGGACGCGCAGAATCTCTATCACTCCGCCCAGAGCCAGTACTCCCAGAACGTCGACTACGCGGCCCTCCTGGAGAAGGCGGTACAGGGCCGTGAACTCACGCGGGCTATCGCCTACGTCATCCGTGCGGACTCGCCGGACGAGGAGACGTTCTTCGAGGCCCTGGAGGATATCGGGTTCGAGACGAAGATCAAGGAGATCAAGACGTTCGCGGACGGGACGAAGAAGGCCGACTGGGACGTCGGGATGAGCCTGGACGCCGTCACACTCGCGGACCACGTCGACACCCTGGTACTGGTGACGGGTGACGGCGACTTTTCGCGACTGTGCTCGCACCTCCGCCACGAGGGCGTCCGGGTCGAGGTCATGGGATTCCGTTCCTCGACGGCGGACGAACTCGTGGCATCCGCCGACTCGTTCATCGACCTCGGTGAACGGACGGAGACGTTCCTCCTGTGA
- a CDS encoding PUA domain-containing protein has translation MNDADLPALRILADYQFGAGAGEDLFPEDESLRIQRSSSGRPRQVLAANGRLVSLGLDGRFTLGIEGGRRLVESLDFPAYRVEVGDESEPYVRDGKNVFNKFVDTVDGDVRGGDEVVVVHERGDVLAVGRAELDADAMVDFETGMAVRVRDAAGPSGD, from the coding sequence ATGAACGACGCCGATCTCCCCGCGCTCAGGATCCTCGCCGACTACCAGTTCGGTGCGGGGGCCGGCGAGGATCTTTTCCCCGAGGACGAATCTCTGCGAATCCAGCGATCGAGTTCGGGCCGGCCACGCCAGGTGTTGGCAGCGAACGGGCGACTGGTCTCGCTGGGGCTCGACGGTCGATTCACCCTTGGTATCGAAGGGGGGCGACGGCTCGTCGAGTCCCTCGATTTCCCCGCCTACCGGGTCGAGGTCGGCGACGAGAGCGAACCATACGTCCGCGACGGCAAGAACGTCTTCAACAAGTTCGTCGACACGGTCGATGGTGACGTCCGTGGCGGTGACGAGGTGGTCGTCGTCCACGAGCGCGGGGACGTGCTCGCGGTAGGTCGTGCCGAACTCGACGCGGACGCAATGGTCGATTTCGAGACCGGGATGGCAGTACGGGTCCGCGACGCGGCCGGGCCGAGCGGTGACTGA